In Gossypium hirsutum isolate 1008001.06 chromosome D06, Gossypium_hirsutum_v2.1, whole genome shotgun sequence, one genomic interval encodes:
- the LOC107901071 gene encoding transcription factor MYB1, translated as MGRSPCCSKEGLNRGAWTALEDKFLTDYIKVHGEGRWRNLPKRAGLKRCGKSCRLRWLNYLRPDIKRGNISPDEEELIIKLHKLLGNRWSLIAGRLPGRTDNEIKNYWNTNLSKRVSDRQKSPAAPSKKPEAARRGTAGNGNANGNGSGSSSTHVVRTRATRCSKVFINPHHHTQNRDPKPSSTCSNHGDHGESKTMNELLLPIMSESENEGTTDHISSDFTFDFNMGEFCLSDLLNSDFCDVSELNYSKGFDSSPSPDQPPLDFSDEMLKEWTAAASTHCSHQSVASNLQSLPPFLENGIE; from the exons atgggaAGGAGTCCTTGTTGTTCGAAGGAAGGCCTTAACAGAGGAGCTTGGACTGCTCTTGAAGACAAATTTCTTACAGATTATATCAAAGTACACGGTGAAGGTCGTTGGAGAAATCTCCCCAAAAGAGCTG GGCTTAAGAGATGTGGGAAAAGTTGTAGGCTTCGGTGGTTGAATTATTTGAGACCTGATATTAAAAGAGGTAACATATCTCCTGACGAGGAAGAGCTTATCATCAAACTCCACAAACTCTTGGGAAACAG ATGGTCTTTGATAGCTGGGAGGCTTCCAGGGCGAACAGACAATGAAATAAAGAATTACTGGAACACCAACTTAAGTAAAAGAGTttccgatcgtcaaaagtcaCCCGCCGCTCCTTCGAAAAAACCCGAGGCGGCTCGACGGGGAACTGCTGGTAATGGCAATGCTAATGGTAATGGTAGTGGTAGTTCCTCGACACACGTGGTGCGGACAAGGGCGACAAGGTGCTCCAAGGTTTTCATAAACCCTCATCACCACACACAAAACAGAGACCCAAAGCCTTCCTCAACTTGTTCAAATCATGGGGATCACGGGGAATCTAAAACAATGAATGAGTTGTTATTACCGATAATGTCTGAATCCGAGAATGAAGGGACGACCGATCATATATCATCGGATTTTACATTTGACTTCAACATGGGAGAGTTTTGTTTATCGGATCTTTTGAATTCCGATTTCTGCGATGTAAGCGAGCTTAACTACAGCAAAGGTTTTGATTCGTCACCCTCACCGGATCAGCCTCCTCTGGATTTCTCCGACGAAATGCTAAAAGAGTGGACGGCCGCCGCCTCCACTCACTGCTCTCACCAAAGTGTGGCTTCCAATCTCCAGTCCTTGCCTCCATTTCTTGAAAATGGAATTGAATGA